One segment of Panicum virgatum strain AP13 chromosome 1K, P.virgatum_v5, whole genome shotgun sequence DNA contains the following:
- the LOC120641164 gene encoding probable histidine kinase 6: protein MEGKYGGARKKRGWRGLAAAAWLLLAVACSAAMHWHLRRESMDRAEERLISMCEERARMLQEQFGVTVNHVHALAILISTFNYEKQPSAIDQETFAKYTGRTSFERPLLNGVAYAQRVFHHEREMFESQQGWIMNTMKRELAPPQNEYAPVIFSQDTVSYLARIDMMSGEEDRENILRARTTGKAVLTNPFRLLGSNHLGVVLTFAVYRPDLPADASVEQRVEATIGYLGGAFDVESLVENLLSKLAGNQDIVVNVYDVTNASDAMVLYGPPSLDDQVPLLHVSMLDFGDPFRKHEMRCRYREKPPMPWSAITNPLGTFVIWMLLGYIICAAWSRYDKVSEDCRKMEELKTQAEAADVAKSQFLATVSHEIRTPMNGVLGMLDMLLGTDLTMTQKDYAQTAQMCGRALITLINDVLDRAKIEAGKLELEAVPFDLRSLMDDVISLFSSKSREKCIELAVFVCDDVPRVVLGDPWRFRQILTNLVGNAVKFTERGHIFVRVCLAENSNVEANQVIHGTMNGKDGKVESTANGAFNTLSGFEAADRRNNWQYFKLLLSDKESLLDDFDGENSNQNDSDRVTLAISIEDTGVGIPLHAQDRVFTPFMQADSSTSRNYGGTGIGLSISKCLAELMGGQISFTSRPFVGSTFTFSATLKRSFKDASADSSRSLSEALPTAFKGMKAILVDGRPVRSAVTRYHLKRLGIIVQVVKNMSAGLKAFSGQNGATISREKAAMLFIESDFWRPETDVQLLNSLREHKNGLLSDVPKVVVLVTSEADKDKYGSIFDIVMCKPLRASTIASCIQQLLKVEMPERKDNQNRPSFLRSLLVGKNILVVDDNKVNLLVAAAALKKYGAKVHCVESGKDAINLLQPPHCFDACFMDVQMPEMDGFEATRQIRQMEMKANEERKNKLASIEGSTFVECHLPVLAMTADVIQATYEECIKSGMDGYVSKPFDEEQLYQVISRLVVGTTDSAV, encoded by the exons ATGGAGGGGAAGTACGGCggggcgaggaagaagagggggtggagggggctggcggcggcggcgtggctgctGCTGGCGGTGGCGTGCTCGGCGGCGATGCACTGGCACCTGCGGCGGGAGAGCATGGACCGCGCCGAGGAGCGGCTCATCAGCATGTGCGAGGAGAGGGCCAGGATGCTGCAGGAGCAGTTCGGGGTCACCGTCAACCACGTCCACGCGCTCGCCATTCTCATCTCCACATTCAACTACGAGAAGCAACCCTCCGCCATCGACCAG GAAACTTTTGCAAAATACACGGGGAGGACATCATTTGAGCGGCCACTGCTGAATGGCGTGGCCTACGCTCAGCGTGTCTTCCATCATGAGAGGGAAATGTTTGAAAGCCAGCAGGGATGGATTATGAATACGATGAAGCGGGAGCTTGCACCACCCCAAAATGAATATGCCCCCGTGATTTTCTCCCAGGATACGGTTTCCTACCTTGCACGCATCGACATGATGTCTGGGGAG GAGGACCGAGAAAACATTTTGCGAGCAAGGACTACTGGCAAAGCAGTGTTAACAAATCCATTTCGTTTGCTGGGATCAAACCACTTGGGAGTAGTTCTCACTTTTGCTGTGTATCGCCCTGATCTTCCTGCTGATGCATCAGTTGAACAACGTGTGGAAGCAACTATTGG ATATCTTGGTGGAGCCTTTGATGTGGAGTCACTTGTGGAGAATTTGCTAAGCAAACTTGCTGGCAATCAGGATATTGTGGTAAATGTCTACGATGTCACAAATGCTTCGGATGCTATGGTTTTGTATGGACCTCCAAGTTTGGATGATCAAGTGCCGCTCTTACATGTTAGCATGCTGGATTTTGGAGATCCATTTAGGAAGCATGAAATGAGGTGCAG GTATAGAGAAAAGCCTCCTATGCCATGGTCGGCCATCACTAATCCTTTGGGAACATTTGTCAtatggatgcttctggggtataTCATTTGTGCTGCATGGTCTCGATATGACAAAGTTTCAGAAGATTGTAGAAAGATGGAAGAACTCAAAACTCAGGCAGAAGCTGCTGATGTTGCAAAGTCTCAG TTCCTGGCAACTGTATCACATGAGATCAGAACACCTATGAATGGCGTCCTTG GAATGCTGGATATGCTTCTGGGAACAGATCTGACCATGACTCAGAAGGATTATGCTCAGACTGCTCAGATGTGTGGCAGAGCATTGATAACACTGATAAATGATGTCCTTGATCGAGCAAAGATAGAAGCTGGAAAGTTGGAGCTTGAAGCTGTGCCTTTTGATCTGCGTTCTCTCATGGATGATGTCATTTCCTTGTTTTCTTCAAAGTCACGGGAAAAGTGCATCGAG CTTGCAGTCTTTGTATGCGATGATGTTCCAAGGGTTGTTCTGGGGGACCCTTGGAGGTTTCGCCAGATACTGACAAATTTGGTGGGTAATGCAGTCAAA TTCACAGAACGGGGTCATATATTTGTCCGGGTCTGTTTGGCTGAGAACTCAAATGTGGAAGCTAATCAGGTCATACATGGAACCATGAATGGGAAAGATGGTAAAGTTGAGTCAACAGCTAATGGTGCCTTCAATACATTGAGTGGGTTTGAAGCGGCAGACAGACGAAATAATTGGCAATATTTTAAGCTGCTGCTCTCAGATAAGGAGTCACTTTTGGATGATTTTGATGGTGAAAATTCTAATCAAAATGATTCTGATCGCGTCACATTGGCAATAAGCATCGAGGACACGGGTGTTGGGATACCATTGCATGCACAAGATCGTGTTTTTACACCTTTTATGCAGGCTGATAGTTCAACTTCAAGGAACTATGGTGGTACTGGCATTGGTCTAAGCATAAGCAAGTGTCTAGCTGAGCTTATGGGCGGGCAGATAAGTTTCACCAGCCGCCCTTTTGTTGGAAGTACGTTCACATTCTCAGCTACGCTGAAACGCTCATTCAAAGATGCTTCAGCTGATTCAAGTAGGAGCTTGTCTGAGGCACTTCCAACTGCCTTTAAGGGAATGAAGGCCATCTTGGTTGATGGGAGACCTGTACGTAGTGCTGTCACAAGGTATCACCTTAAGAGGTTGGGAATCATTGTTCAAGTTGTGAAAAATATGAGTGCAGGACTCAAAGCTTTTTCTGGACAAAATGGAGCAACCATTTCAAG GGAAAAGGCAGCCATGCTTTTTATTGAGAGTGACTTCTGGAGGCCTGAGACAGATGTTCAGTTATTGAATAGTCTACGTGAGCACAAGAATGGTCTGTTGTCTGATGTGCCTAAGGTAGTTGTTTTGGTCACCTCTGAAGCTGACAAGGACAAATATGGATCCATATTTGATATTGTCATGTGTAAGCCTTTAAGAGCAAGCACAATTGCTTCATGTATTCAGCAGCTGCTCAAAGTAGAGATGCCTGAAAGAAAAGATAATCAAAATCGGCCATCATTTCTTCGTAGCTTGCTGGTTGGGAAGAACATATTGGTTGTAGATGATAATAAGGTCAATCTCCTAGTTGCTGCAGCAGCACTAAAAAAGTATGGTGCCAAGGTTCATTGTGTTGAAAGTGGCAAGGATGCTATCaatcttcttcaacctccacATTGTTTCGACGCATGTTTTATGGATGTTCAGATGCCAGAGATGGATGG GTTTGAGGCAACCAGACAAATAAGGCAAATGGAGATGAAAGCTAAtgaggaaagaaagaacaagctGGCTTCGATTGAAGGCTCAACATTTGTTGAGTGCCATTTGCCTGTTCTGGCTATGACAGCCGATGTTATCCAGGCAACTTATGAAGAGTGTATAAAATCAGGAATGGATGGATATGTGTCAAAACCCTTCGACGAGGAGCAGCTATACCAAGTAATCTCCAGATTAGTAGTGGGAACAACGGATTCGGCTGTTTAA